CACTAACTTCTCGATTAAACTGCAGCTTCAAAGATGAAAAGTCCCGAGTATGCCCTCCCATCAGAGCGTAAGTAACAAGCTACATGGCTGAAATGAATGCTTGTCGACTTTTCTCTCCTTTCTATTAAGTGTTACGGGCAAAAGCATTTATCAGAATGATTCTTTCTTGCCTATAGATCTAATGGCTGAATGTCACTTGACGACAGTGCCATGCTTGTTAGCCACTGTACACCCGCTTTTATGGATATGTTCATTGCGAAATTGGCGTTCTGATCTAGAGGACGCTTTGCTTTCTTATGCTTGCCAAGGTGTATTTCACAGGTACAGCACTAACCTTTCGATTAAACTGCAGCTTCAAGGATGAAAAGTCCCGAGTATGCCCTCCCATCAGAGCGTAAGTAACAGGCTGCATGGCTAAAATGAATGCATGAcgacttttctctcttttttaatAAGTGTTACGGGCAAAATCATTGATCAGACTGATTCTTTCTTGCCTACAGATCTAGTGGTTGAATGTGACTTGACGACAGTGCCATGCTTGTTAACCACTGTACACCCGCTTTTATGGATATGTTCATTGCGAAATGGGCGTTCTGATCTAGAGGACGCTTTGCTTTCTTATGCTTGCCAAGGTGTATTTCACAGGTACAGCACTAACCTTTCGATTAAACTGCAGCTTCAAGGATGAAAAGTCCCGAGTATGCCCTCCCATCAGAGCGTAAGTAACAGGCTGCATGGCTAAAATGAATGCATGAcgacttttctctcttttttaatAAGTGTTACGGGCAAAATCATTGATCAGACTGATTCTTTCTTGCCTACAGATCTAGTGGTTGAATGTGACTTGACGACAGTGCCATGCTTGTTAACCACTGTACACTCGCTTTTATGGATATGTTCATTGCGAAATTGGCGTTCTGATCTAGAGGACGCTTTGCTTTCTTATGCTTGCCAAGGTGTATTTCACAGGTACAGCACTAACCTTTCGATTAAACTGCAGCTTCAAGGATGAAAAGTCCCGAGTATGCCCTCCCATCAGAGCGTAAGTAACAGGCTGCATGGCTAAAATGAATGCATGAcgacttttctctcttttttaatAAGTGTTACGGGCAAAATCATTGATCAGACTGATTCTTTCTTGCCTACAGATCTAGTGGTTGAATGTGACTTGACGACAGTGCCATGCTTGTTAACCACTGTACACCCGCTTTTATGGATATGTTCATTGCGAAATGGGCGTTCTGATCTAGAGGACGCTTTGCTTTCTTATGCTTGCCAAGGTGTATTTCACAGGTACAGCACTAACCTTTCGATTAAACTGCAGCTTCAAGGATGAAAAGTCCCGAGTATGCCCTCCCATCAGAGCGTAAGTAACAGGATACATGGCTAAAATGAATGCATGAcgacttttctctcttttttaatAAGTGTTACGGGCAAAATCATTGATCAGTCTGATTCTTTCTTGCCTACAGATCTAGTGGTTGAATGTGACTTGACGACAGTGCCATGCTTGTTAACCACTGTACACCCGCTTTTATGGATATGTTCATTGCGAAATGGGTGTTCTGATCTAGAGGACGCTTTGCTTTCTTATGCTTGCCAAGGTCTATTTCACAGGTACAGCACTAACCTCTCGATTAAACCGCAGCCTCAAGGATGAAAAGTCCCGACCATGCCCTCCCTCCAAAGCGAGAGTAAAAGATTCCATTGCAAAAATGAATGCTTGACGACATTGCACTAACTATTATTAAGTCTTACGTGCAAAAGCATTTATCAGAAGGATTTTTTCTCGCGAATAGACCGTTTCTCATGTACGTCACCATACTGGAAACGTAGCCTCATCAGTGGACGCATGCAACTATTTTTCGCATATCAGTAAGGATGACACTTGTGGAACACAGATACTGATCAGGCGATGGGGATTTCCCAACGTATCGCGGCCATGTTAATGGTCTGTTTCTGCCAGTGTTAGCTTTTAGACGTCACCATCTCAGTGTGTTATTGATAAGTGTTTTCCTTGCTTTACACGAGGATCACAAGAATTTTTTAGAAAAGcgaattttcgaaatttttttcgAAACGCGCTGCGTTATCATCGCTCGTCAACTCATGCTCTGCATCGCTTGTAGTCCTGACATAAACGTTGCTAAGTGACACAATTTTCAATACTAATGTTTTTATTACCGAGTCCTAATTTATTTTGTTATTCGCTGTGTCCGACTGCATAACAGAAGGGGTGGTGTACTTATAGCAGTAAAAATCATTTCCCTTGTGTACCCTTCACTGTTAAATCATCCCTCGAGCGCGTCTGGACCTCACTTAAGCGTAATGGAGTTGAGTTAATAATTGCCGTTTTCTACCGACCCCTGACCTGAGTGCTACATTCGTTTTTGAATTTAACTGCGTTCTTTGTGAAGTTCGTGATCGGATTCCTCGCTACACATATTCGGAGATTTTAATTTTTGTACATTAACTGGATGTCATTATCAGTGGTACATATGATACAGAAGCTCATGCACTCCTGGAGTCCTTTCTTGACCATCCTTTAACGAAACTCATTACTGAACCAACACGATGCACTGTTACCACTTCTAATATCCTCGATTTTATCATGGCGAACAATTTTGATCTGGTTTCCAATGCGATTATTGCGGATGGCCTTTCTGATTACTCTTATCGTCGTGTGTATTACTGGTCCTTCCAGGGAAAGAACTAAAACCACAAAATATCTTGATGATGACATATGCCCTGGGTTCTTAAACTGATGCTCCTCCTATTCTATCGCTACCCTCGAGACCCTCCCTATTATCGCCAATGTACATGACGTCACCCAAGCTCGATGAGGAAGCGGCAAAAGTGAATGTTTCTGTGATCTCCGTATTCACTTACTAGGATCAGAAAATTAAGTAGCCTTCACGTTCAATATCATGGTCATTTGCTACAAATTGAGGCACGTGGTTAAGTTTATGCGGTAAATAACCATGTAGGTCACCAAATGAAAACAGCGCAATTTGTTGCGCACCATTCCACAACATTCCTTTGATCCAAGAATAACCTAGCCTTAAGCTACATTATTAGTTGTTCGGAAATATTATGTATTCTTTAACTGATTTTTTATAATTCATTTTTAGAGTAAACAGCAGCGCATGTGACGTTTTTAACCAAGTGACCAGCGCGATGCGTGTctagagataataataataataatattattaacaataataataattggttttggggggaaggaaatggcgcagtatctgtatcatatatcgttggacacctgaaccgcgccgtaatagaagggataaaggagggagtgaaagaagaaaggaagaaagaggtgccgtagtggagggctccggaataatttagaccacctggggatctttaacgtgcactgacatcgcacagcacacgggcgccttagcgtttttcctccataaaaacgcagccgccgcggtcgggttcgaacccgtctaGAGATAAGTGTTTTGTTTTCTCGTGTCCTGGCGCTTTACAGTGTCCCTATCAACCTGCACCTCTGTTGCACTGAATTTTTTGTCCATTACCTCCCGAATCGACCAACCGTTTACTCCCAGCACAGGTATTATGTAGCAGCACCAAAATGAAACGGCAAATGAGGAAAAACAGACAGCTGGATATGACAGCTAAGCTCtaccttaagtgtatgacgcgatggcgTAGTCGGTTAATTCCCACATACGCAGATTATTAATGTCTACTTTGTATTCaatgatccctgggagtcctttaacgctatcgctttagaACAAGGTGTGCTCCACTGGTGGAAGACTGTAATTAAGAAATATAAATTATCCGGTAGCGTGGATACATTGCACCATCAGTGGTTAGCACAATTCGTTACTCCAGCGAAACCCTCCTGTGCTAGAACAGTCACTTCGggcgcttctttttttctctttcttttctctctcttttcttctctttcttatTTCCTCTTTCTCTCGTTCTTGCTATGTACTCTTTTTACTTCAGCAATGTCAAAGACGGAGGAGCCAGCGCAGGCGCACCCGGTTCCCCAGGCAGCCAACCTGCGTGAGTATCATTCCTCACACCTGTATAGTTGGGGCACAACCAAACGGGGCTACTGCATCCAATAGGTCTCATTCCAAGCGCATGTAGCGGCACGGCCCGTTGCAATGTTAAGTTGGCGTGCCTCATTAAagaaatccttgtttttttttctttacattgctGCGTGAGGTTAAATTACTCCAAAGCATTTGCTCGCTTCGTTGTTCAGTGGACCTCGAGACCCATTTCTAGCATTCAGTTTAAGGAAGGTCATAAACACAGCGCCTGATAAGCGGGAGGTTCGTTGTTCGATCCATGTGCTACCACCGGGCATCCACGAGTTTTTAATAgatccctactgaaaaatgtatataggtttgaacgggtcagcaaataggattatgacacatttggtttggctttatatgATGGacttcccaaagcggctcagtctatgagggacgccgtagtggagggctccggataatttcgaccacctggggttcttaacgggcactagcaatgcacagtacacggaattttcacatttttcctccatcgaagtgctaccgtagtggaCGGGTTCGAATCCACGACTTGTATGAACTGTGTGTTGTAAGCGCACGGTAATTAACCGGGGGTtatggtagttatacggagccctccactaatgagtcactcaaaggctgaatcgctttggaagcttcatcctataatgttaaacgaaatgtgccataatcctctttgtctcctattcaaacctgtacacatttttcaatgggGATACAAGCTTTTAATAGatatctccactacggcacctcttctttcactccctcgttctTCCCTTCCCTCGCGGCGTGGTGGAGGTATCCATCtaaatgtgagacaattactgcaccctTTCATCCCATGAAAACCTATTATCTTCACCATTTAACCTCTGTAGGGAATAGCTCATAGGGAATATGAGGTCTTAAGGTGGATCTAAGCAGCGACAGCCGAATTAGGGTAAATTAAATTGCTTTTTCGAGGAAAGTAAATGATGCACTAattgcctcacatctcggtggatacccgaaccacgccgtaaggaaattACGGATGGAAGGTGGGAGTGACAGAAtagagaaagaggcgccatagtggatggcttcggaataacttcgaccacctggggatccttatcgttcaccgacatcgcacagcacacgggcacctttgcgtttcgcctccatcgaaacgcggccgccgcggccgggttcgagcccggctactccggatcagtagctgagcgtcctaaccactgagccaccgcggcagataGCCGAAATACTCTTATTCCTGCGATGAGGTTTCACTCCTCCTTAAACAATCCCAGGCGCCCTAAATTCATTCGAAGCCATTCACTATCGCATATTTCGTAGGCGCTGCCTTGACAAGTAAAAGCAAAATCTGCTATTACAATTTCTGCTCGCGCAGATGGATTGGGCTTTATCTCACCACCCGTTCTAGCCGTGGGCTTCTTGTTCGCCCTCGGGAGCATCGGCGCCGTCTGGACGTACTTGGGCTTCCTGCGGCGCAAGGATGTTCTCAGAGACCTTCCCTGCGTCAGCGAAGAGTGCCAGGAGGTGACGTCAACGCGGCTGCATACCCTAAGCCAGAAGCAAGGTCCATTCGTTTCGGCTACACCTCCTGAACTGGTTCACGTGGTGCTGCACactgccattcgtttcagcggtgcagcCTAGCGCCCTCTGCACCCTACCGTTCGTTTCAAAAAGTGCAGCAAAGGTGCAGGGCTGGTTCACGAAATTTCTGAACCCCCGCAGTCGGAGGTGCAACGGTGGTGCAGAGCGGGACGCAGCAGGCAATGGCAGCAGGCGAAATTGACGGAGCACTGAACGTGCTAATAAATGGCAAGCTGACGACGCTGCGACCTGTGGTAGAAGAAAACGGGGCCCGCGCTCGTCAGGGTGAAGGTTTCGCATATCTTTTGCACGACATCTGCACCTCAGCATTCGTTTCAGAGTGGCGCTAGTATCGCGCTCTAGCTGCACCACTGTACTGCGGCTGCAAGAGTGCTGAACCGTCCGTGCACCGCAGTGAACCGGCTGTGAACCAGTTCAGGAGGTGCAGCTGAAACGAGTGGACCTGCAGTATAGGTTAAGGCCGGATTGCGAAGCCAAGACGGAGCCAACTAGCCGCAAAGCAAGCACTGCTACAAGACTCTAACGGTCATTTTAGCCTATACTTAATTACTCTAATGAAAGTTTTTATAACACAAGTCCCATAATTCTATATATTTTCGTTTGGATTGTATGGAGTCGGTATGGACATTATGGACAGCGCTATTGAATCTTACAGACTTGATAGGACGTAATGCACATTTTGTGGAAGCTATATGAAAATTTTCTGAAAACATTATGAACTCCTTACGAAATCGTACGGATGTCTATATATTTTCCACACTATATGAACTCCTTATCCCCATAATTCCATACAAACGACTCGTATGGCTCGTTTCAATATGTTTTCACTGGCCTGCAGTGTGCCTGGTCTGGCTACAGGAGTTCTCTTTCAGGCAACGAAACGACAACGCACCCACATTGATGCCCACCTTGACAGCATAACCACAGGTGGCGCATTTGTCTTATGGCATACATATACACCCATCCAGCTGGTGTTGTCTTCGGACAGTACCAGGAAACAAGAAATTTTTCTCTGCAGAAATACTGTTATGTTGTGAACGCCATTGAAAATATCGCATACTGGTATCGCTACGGAAGTCATTCCACAtcgaacaattctggacaaaagcatttttgaactggATATTTAAGGGCGcaattttttcttatattgtgagatatcgctatcatcatcatcagcagcagcagcagcctgactacccccactgcagggcacaggcctctcccatgtctctccaattaaccttgtccttcgccagctgcgcccaccctatgtctgaaaacttcctaatctcattcgcccaactaaccttctgccgccccctgctacgcttgacttctGGAAAttgctccgttacccttaaggaccagcggttatcttgccttcgcattaattgctataacaatcaatataaccggaggtctcccgtcggcaggcttgcattttcttctatttttttctatttctattattttttcctACTCTATTTGCTATCGTCCGCCGCGTCTCTCGttggttttctatagcagtcttaactgctcgatgcgaacgATGGAAACATCATAAACGAAAGACGTTGCTACACACCGAAAGAATGGACCAATACCTGCAATGCTTTTATAACAGTACTTTACAGTTCAAAagttttgtccgagaatgttggacgtCATAGATCGGCCATTGTAATAACGTAGAGCAATGTACTATTCGTTACGGATTGTACAGCACCACGGAAACTGTTACATATAGAACTCATAAATCAGTGCACAGAGCTGCAGAGAGCAGACGAAAAACCAGAGGCACAGGAAAAGTCGTTCTCTGATCTCCCTGAACACTCTCATATATGTCGTTCTTTCCGCGCTGTGCAGATCGGATCAAGTTTCTCTTACTAAATCAAATCACGATATTAATGAACACACAGACAAGTGTgttgtctgtttgtttgttttcttggcTCTGTTTAAACCGCACTAGAGCCATACAAACTAGTCCAGTTTTCAGTCTCCACAAACTCTTCTCTGCTTCACAGGTTGTGCGTCTCACCGACAGCTATATCGACCATAACGTGGGCCCATGCCGCGACTTCTACCGGCACGTGTGCGTCCGTTGGATGCAGGACACCAAGAACCCTTCTTCTTTCATGATCGACGTCACCCGCAACTTGACGGAGGTGTGGCACCAGGCACTGACCAAGGACTACTCCAAGGGAGACTACTACGAGCTCCGACAAAACGCCGCCTTCTTCTACCGATCTTGCCTCACGTTTATGGAACAGCAGACGGACATCGCGGCCTCAGCTCAAGAGCTGTTCAAAGTGAGCGTCCCACTCTGGTATTTGCGCTAAGCTCTAAGCGAAGAGTAACGTCGTCATCGTAAAGCTTTATCTATTATTTTAATTCATGCTGAAAGGCAAAAATGCTACGGGACTCGTTCAATGGGAGCTGGCTCAGTTGCCACAAATATCGGTCCCTCAACCAGAAAGCATTACTCCCTGAAACATTAACTGCAAGCGGACATCTGTCACTGTTAGTATCCTTGGCGACTAACCGTCCGCAGTCAGGTGAATTTTAAGCAGTCGGTCTCAGTTTATTCCTTTTCTACTCGGAGCATAGAAAAGGCGCTCCCTCTGCACAGATGAATTGCCACTTCCAAATCACAAGCATGCCGCCGGCCCAAATATTGGATCCTTTGTAAGCTTAAGCGAGAAAAAAGCGAAAAACGGACTGCTTACAATCCCCGCTGCCAGTCATTCCTACAAGTGTGCTAAGGTGTGATTTAAATGTTGAATGTCTTGAAAATATCGCTGTCGTGCAAAGCCCAGCAATTATATTTCACTGACAACAAAATCCTGATGAACAGTTCTTTAGGTTTCTTTAGGTTTCCCTTTGAGCATCATACGTCTACAGAGGAGGAATTTCGCGAGTTTCGAAGAGGAGAATGTAGCTGACGCCATCTttgcaaaaacaaattgcacTTTCCTCCGTCTTAAACAATGCGCAGTTTCACCGCTGTTCTTTTGGGCTTGACCAAACTTCTTGCGAGGTGAAAAACGCCGTTGCCGAATTTAAGACGTTAAAATTCATCACTACTGACGAAAGCACGCCACATGTTAACTGCGTTTTTATACGGCCGATAAAATTTCGATGTTTCTTAGAGAGACATAATGAGTGGAAGAGTTAACATATGCATCATTTGTGTCCTTTGCTTCAGGCTCTCAATTTGCCCGTGTCAAAGTGGCTTACCGAAACCAGTTGGGAGCAATTCTTTCACAACGTCCTTCATCTCTCCTTATTGAGCCGTTTCCACACGCTTGTATGCATCGAGGCTATACTCAGCGAAACGAACAGGACGCTCCAAATAAGAAGGCAACCACCGTTCCACGATCTGGTCCGACCAATGTACCATGACCACCTCGCCAACTACGTGCGCCACGCCGTCAAGGTGATTGGCAAAGATCAAGCCAGCGACGCGGTTATCGAGGAGGTCCTTAACTTAGATATCACGAGGGCCAAACGGACAATCCAGGGCACCACATCTGAAAAAAGACTGGATGATATCACTTGCCAGAGCTTCCCAGTGGGGCTCTGGAGAAAAGTGCTTCAGAAGGACCTGCCCTTGCCGGAAAAGATCACTATTACGATCACCCAATCGGGCGAAATTTGCGAAGACCTACAGGCCGTTCTAGTGGACACCCATTCAGCGGCGAGGCCCATCTATATCCTCACTCTTCTTGCGGGACACGTCTTGAAATACGATTATGAGCTCTCTGAGAACCGCGCCGCCGATGCCATCAAGAACGTGTGCTATCTGGCAACCACCGAGGCCTACGAAGACATCTGGCTTTACCTTATGAGCAGCTTCCTGTCCATAAACAAAGCGATCGAAGAGGCCTTCGACACCTacatggatttcatcgttgcgCGCATGAACATCCTCGTGCGAAGGCGGTCCTGGATGAGCGACCACGACCGCAAAGCCACGGTTGAAAAGCTCAGCAGGGTCCGCATGTCTCGCTTCTACGGCGCCGACATGACGGAACAGGCTATCCAGTGCCACAGCAGTAAACCCGTGGAAATTAATGGCTTTGTTTCAAGCATGGTGGCACTGCGAGCCCGCGACGTGAAGAACTGCCTTTTCTTGGCTGCAATAAACAGTAGCAGCTACAACGACCGGAAGATCCTTTTGGGCTCGGAGATGGTCGCAGACCCCGAGTCCTTGAAGGTATATGTTCCAGCCTCCTTCGCCGTTCCTCCACTGTACTACCGGCACGTAAAGGATGATCAATTCATTAACATCGCCGTGGTAGTAGTGCACTTGGCCCGCAAGGTACTGTCCCTCCTGGACCGAAAGACCTTCAACTCTGCGGCGACTACGACGGCGGTGATGGCAGCGGTCAGCAACGAGACGACAACCGGTTTAGGGTCCCACTGGAGCCAAAGCACGCTGAAAAACTACTCCTCCATGCAGCAGTGCTACGCCCGGGTCTCGACCAATTACCACGAGCACCTCAGGGACGACCAATTCGACGATGCTTTCAGTGTCGTGGAAGCGATTCGCCTTGCGCACGATGCCAAGCACGAGTACGACCGCTATATCGTCACCAAGAACAAGCCCCGCGTCCTCTCCTCGAACGCTGCGTTCTTCAAACGCTCCTGCCTGTCCCTGTGCACGTCGCGCAATGCCTCCCGGGACGGCCCCAACACGCTGGACTTCACGACGGCCTACGCGTCCTGCCTGCTTGGGATGGCGAGCCTGCCGCAGTTCGCCGAAGCATTTGGTTGCAAGCCGGGCGACCCTATGTGGTCGATAAGCCGTTGCTGTGTGGGCTAGAGAAAGACCTGGGGCCACGGCTTAATTTATTACAGGAGGTACCCCAGCACGTACTCTTGATTGCAGCTTACACAACTGCGTTATGTTCACCTTGATGTTTTGTCTGGTTTGCTTTTACTGGAAGGCACTGGACattgaagagagaaaaaaacccTTCTTACTGCATTTCAGGTTTAGAATAGAATAACGATAAACAATCTGTCCGTGGACAAATATATCATTCCTGTGTCTGTATATGAAAGCAAAATGTCTTTCTTAGCCACTAAAAGGAGACTGAACTACAATTTCCTGTTGTCCGTAGTTTCGTCTGCCATGGTATCATGGGTGAGCCACGCGGTGTTGTTTGTTGTGCATCCCTAAGTATCCTAAATATCTCTGTGGTAAGAGGAACTCTGGTCCTCCTCCCTTCGGTGGTTAGGACTCGAAGAGCGGTGACATGAGCCCACTACACAGCTTAGAATCAAACAGCCCTGGGCTGTGAACTTTTGACAATTGCTTTGATTGCCCGCGCGATATTTATGCGGTGTATCCAAGCTTATCTGAGACAAGCGTTTTAAGAACCTGGCGAAGGGTACTCTAAATTTAGATGTTGGCAAGCCCTGAAACTTCACCGGCGTTGTTTC
The genomic region above belongs to Amblyomma americanum isolate KBUSLIRL-KWMA chromosome 9, ASM5285725v1, whole genome shotgun sequence and contains:
- the LOC144105393 gene encoding uncharacterized protein LOC144105393 codes for the protein MSKTEEPAQAHPVPQAANLHGLGFISPPVLAVGFLFALGSIGAVWTYLGFLRRKDVLRDLPCVSEECQEVVRLTDSYIDHNVGPCRDFYRHVCVRWMQDTKNPSSFMIDVTRNLTEVWHQALTKDYSKGDYYELRQNAAFFYRSCLTFMEQQTDIAASAQELFKALNLPVSKWLTETSWEQFFHNVLHLSLLSRFHTLVCIEAILSETNRTLQIRRQPPFHDLVRPMYHDHLANYVRHAVKVIGKDQASDAVIEEVLNLDITRAKRTIQGTTSEKRLDDITCQSFPVGLWRKVLQKDLPLPEKITITITQSGEICEDLQAVLVDTHSAARPIYILTLLAGHVLKYDYELSENRAADAIKNVCYLATTEAYEDIWLYLMSSFLSINKAIEEAFDTYMDFIVARMNILVRRRSWMSDHDRKATVEKLSRVRMSRFYGADMTEQAIQCHSSKPVEINGFVSSMVALRARDVKNCLFLAAINSSSYNDRKILLGSEMVADPESLKVYVPASFAVPPLYYRHVKDDQFINIAVVVVHLARKVLSLLDRKTFNSAATTTAVMAAVSNETTTGLGSHWSQSTLKNYSSMQQCYARVSTNYHEHLRDDQFDDAFSVVEAIRLAHDAKHEYDRYIVTKNKPRVLSSNAAFFKRSCLSLCTSRNASRDGPNTLDFTTAYASCLLGMASLPQFAEAFGCKPGDPMWSISRCCVG